A window of Garra rufa chromosome 6, GarRuf1.0, whole genome shotgun sequence genomic DNA:
CGTGGACCTCAGAATCTGATGGATTTTGTTCAAAAGATCTCAGATTCAAATTTATGTTTTCTTTAAACTTATGACACAGTATAAACAAAGATTAAGACCTGTTATCAAAGGAGGTTTCACACAAAGTATTGCATCATAGGGTGCCAATTGCATACAAATttagaaaattattatttaaaaactgtatatttttatatttagtttactTAAAAGGAAAGattaaatgtaaaactaaaaggataaataaataaaaaatatatatatatgcaactataacaAGGTACAACAATTACTTGAACCCATTTAGAGTAATATTTCACTTACTTGAGGTTCAATGTACCACTTGTTTTGTCTTGTGCAGTTCCGTAGCCCTTCAAACTTGTAGGCTGAGTACACAGGGATCTTTTTAACCGTGTCATAGAATGTGGCATAATAATCAACATTATTTAGAGTTTGGCAGATCTGCCTGTATCGTGAATCAAGAAATCTTGTTGGTGATTTTCCAATTGCAAAAAAATGACCACATTCACTGGTAAAGTCCTGCACAACTCTGGCCGAACCACCAGAGAGAAACGACAGCATCAGCACTTGAAGAGGCAACATCATGATGAAGAGAATGAGAGGTTTCAGATCAAGTTCTCTGCAAGATCAAGAGCcacaatacatattttacataaagcatatattttgcaatatttaaatctcatatgtgaccctggaccatataACCAGTCAGAAGtagaatgggtatatttgtagcaatagccaacaatacattgtatgggtcaaaattaaagaTCTGAATAAAAGATTGTGtcccttgaagatattttgtaattttctaccgtaaatatatcaaaacctaatttttgattagtaatatgcattgctaagaacttcatttgcacaactttaaaggcgattttcacaatatttagatttttttgcaccctcagattccagatattcaaatagtcgtatctcagTCATATATTGTCCTAAGAAaccaatttaaaaaaagacacttatgacagattttgtggccatggtcacatataaataGCATAATTGTACTTACCTCAAAATGTATAGCAGTGCAATCAAAGAACAAGTAGCTATTAACCTATTCAATGAAGAGACAGTTTAGTTTAGTAATTAAACAATGGAACTAATATAATATTGGAATCTAATATTAAACCACTAAATAATAAAGTATAAAATACCTGGTCATACAGGAAAATCCGCTCTTTCCTATCTTTGAAGGCTGGACAGTTAGCTGTACTGCTCTTTTGGCCAGTGTTCATACAGCATGACTAGGCTTTTGCAGATGAGCAACAACGTAGCACTGCGTCTAGTCTTCAACCAATGAGCAGGTCTATGTTACACTACTCACAGTCTCACTTTACTGTAATAAAGCAACCTCCTATTGCATGAAAGCACAAGCATTAGTCGACATCCAATATTTATCAGTTACGgtcttgcaattacaagaaaaccTTTTCCCACAATTTTCAGTTAGTATAAGTATGTACTTTACattactttttgttttctttgcattcaAAAAGTACTGtcataacttcataaaattacggttaaacACATGGGCTATATTatccatgtccttactacctttctttttaattttcacaatatttcacTCTGAATGCTTTATTTGTAAGAGTTAAAGGCTTTCTATAAAAGTTTGAAACTCTTAACAATCAGAAGACTGTCAGCAAATTACAACTTTCGTTTATGTCTTTCCTTGATGTGTTCATAAGAGAAGAAGAACCTCATAGAGACCAGCTTTGTGAACCATATTAACCTATTCATTGTAAAGATGACTCAAAAGAACATCATGCTCCCAAATCAGACATCAGAAATTATCTAATGAACTCTCACTATTCTATTACCTGTGAGAAACAACAAATGTCTGATAACCTAAAGGTCCAACAATGTTGGACGGATGAATGAACGGATCCATCCATTTGCAAGCTTTATTTACTTGTTCACAGACAATTTTAGCACAAAACacacttgtttttttgtttgttttttttgcctTTAGCCGTTAAATGCACTTTGATATTTTTCTCTACAGAAGTAATTTATTAGTTTTATGCCTTCAGGAGTTAAATGCACTAAAGAATTTTCTGTTTGTCATCAAGTTCATCATTCAGTCTTTCTATTTCATCACATTTAATTTTTGCTTTTCTATAGTTTATTTTTAACACAAGTGGTCATTTTGTAGCCCAACGTCTTGAAATGTAAATTTTCCTGGCATGTTTGCCTGGATTTGACCTAAGCGATTGCCAGTTGATGAGCGACAAGGGAATAAAATGGCGCTGAAAAATAGCCTAACCATAACAATAGGCAAAATGTGATAATATGGTAAAATATGGTATAGAAAAATTACATTCTGATCAATGtaaactaaaattttaaaaaacaaacaaaattccTGATATTCCATgacttagacaaaaaaaaaaaatatccctgACTTTCAATGTCAGGAATAGAccttttaaaattccatgatattccaGAAATTCCATGACTGGTGGGAATCTGTCATTAGGTTCAGAAGACATGTCTAAACTGTGGCTATAGCATCTCAAACTAAGAGACAGAGAATATCTCAGTGCACACAAAGCATAAAGATATGAACAAGGTTTTATTTTGGCACATATACAGTAACGTTTCAACCTGGTAAAGACTTTGTGTACACTGCATCTTTACTGGGAAACGATGACCTTATTAAACATTGTGATTGCCATTTGGCTCAATAATCTTTTAAGTCCAAACTAATGGTTTTCCTGAAATCCTTTCACCAGATTGCTATTATTAAATCTCTACAACACATAATTCTGATCTCTCTTTCACAAAATAGCACAGGTCAAGCATTACCCAGGTTAATCCAACACATGATTTCTATTTTCTGATTTCACCTCATGTCACTGTTTCATGGGCTCCTCAGTGACACGGCTTTTGAAAAGCGTGATCTCGTCCAGATGGCAAAGTGGCATACCTCTGATCACATGGGCCAGATCCTCATGCAGTAAAGGGTAAATCACCACACTAAGCGCTGGACGAGATATTGAAAAACTGCAGGAAGAAGAGAAAGAACTGGTAACTGAAATTATGCACTCATTAAGGAAGTCTTTATTATTGGGAATTCTTTAAAGCAACTAACCTGTCCAGGAGGCTTTTCTGCAGTgttttacaggccaccagggtaCCACCCATGAACATGTGGCACATAATGACATCAGCGCAGCTCTGCATGAAGGCTGCCACAGCGGTGGGCTGGAAGGTGCCATGTCGAGAAACTAAACACAGACGCTGCAGCTGGTGACACTGACTGAGTGCTTCAAAAAAAGCGGTGTTCGCGTTAAAGTAGGGCTGCTCCAGTCTGCAGTTTCACACATATACAAAGAGAATAAAAGAAGGAGTTGAGCTAAAATGGTAATCTAAAatgattaatattaaattattacttacactactagtcaaaggtttttgaacagtaaaatttttaatattctcttctgctcaccaagcctgtatttatttgatccaaaatacagcataagcagtaatactgtgaaatgtctattatttaaaatttatttctatttgaatatattttaaaatgtaatttaatcctgtgatcaatactacattttcagcaatattacttcagtcttcaatgtcacacgatccttcagaaatcattctaatatgctgatttgctgttcaagaaacatttattattattatcaatatttaaaacagctgagtacatttttcaggattctttgatgaatagaaagatccaaatatcagcattgttctaaaataaaaagcttttataacattatacactattccatttaaaagcttgggggggggggggggggtagaaaTTAATAACTAATACAGtaatttttagataaatgctgtttttctgctgaatatttaaaaatgttactgtttttggtgTATTGTGGATTAAAAAAATGTGGCCTTggtgaaaacatttaaaatcttactgttcaaatactttttcaCTGGTAGTGGGATCAAATGTAACCAAACATTCAGGATTTACAGCAATTCTGCCATTATGATGCCGCCCCCTATTGGTGAGCTACAGTTTTAACATGAAATTATTTGTGGCATTGttagtgaagaaaaaaaaaaaaaaattatatatatatatatatatatatatatatatatatatatatatgtgaccctggaccacaaaaccagtcttaagtcgctggggtttgtttgtagcaatagccaaaaatacattgcatgggtcaaaatttttgatttttcttttatgccaaaaatcattgagaaattaagtaaagttcatgttccatgaagattttttgtaaaattcctactgtaaacatatcaaaatgtaatttttgatttgtaatNNNNNNNNNNNNNNNNNNNNNNNNNNNNNNNNNNNNNNNNNNNNNNNNNNNNNNNNNNNNNNNNNNNNNNNNNNNNNNNNNNNNNNNNNNNNNNNNNNNNNNNNNNNNNNNNNNNNNNNNNNNNNNNNNNNNNNNNNNNNNNNNNNNNNNNNNNNNNNNNNNNNNNNNNNNNNNNNNNNNNNNNNNNNNNNNNNNNNNNNNNNNNNNNNNNNNNNNNNNNNNNNNNNNNNNNNNNNNNNNNNNNNNNNNNNNNNNNNNNNNNNNNNNNNNNNNNNNNNNNNNNNNNNNNNNNNNNNNNNNNNNNNNNNNNNNNNNNNNNNNNNNNNNNNNNNNNNNNNNNNNNNNNNNNNNNNNNNNNNNNNNNNNNNNNNNNNNNNNNNNNNNNNNNNNNNNNNNNNNNNNNNNNNNNNNNNNNNNNNNNNNNNNNNNNNNNNNNNNNNNNNNNNNNNNNNNNNNNNNNNNNNNNNNNNNNNNNNNNNNNNNNNNNNNNNNNNNNNNNNataatgatttaaaatgtattttaagggaagacactgacacagttttttcatgcacctgtcaagtttgagattttggcctatttggtgtttcataaagtgtttttcagactagagaaaagaaaacatccaaaagacactgttaagtgtttcttttatagcactttatctacttGTGTCAAtgcatttcaattacaatacatgtttttaaaaagttttttctcctacactgagccagaaatctccacttcagtaacactgaACACACCAGacttgtctatattctgaaggtttttgcagagggatttgttcatatataatttgcttgatatCATACAAAattttatcccccccccccccaaaacaaaacaaaacattgttttctgtctgttgtaagtttttttctgaattaaggagtgactaaataaaatacccaaaattccctctgtaaaaagtGTGACTtttatatgtcaaaaaaattaaacaggaattttgaaactgacttcatccagtgtttagatttttgtactagaaatgtatgcaaattagcacatatttcattaaacaatgcctcatttgcatatttaaacccaaCAGTTCAGAAAACTTGtagtacaaaaaatgtttgcaattatcaatataatcaattaactgggtaagtaagatgATATTAGTTcaatttttttaccctatacacctgcagtgtctcgccttaaagtacaattttttttaatgtttttaagtcaTGAAAGTGTGCTTTTATTATATAATCTGGAATTATGGTTTTctaaaaatacactttttacatttaaagtaCATGGTCATAGACATATATAAATGGGGACACTTTGCTGCAGCATGTGAAATGATTATTCATGACATTTAAATTCACTTCTGGTTAACTTCTCTGGCTTTCCCCACTGCTGCTTATGTAAGTACATTTCAAAACAAGTCTAATGTAATCGTGAGATACTGAGATGTGTTCATGTTTGTGTGTATTTGCTCTCCCGTTGTCTCAGTAGATTTGTTCTCTCTTTATCTTGCATGACAGACTGCAATGCAGGATTGCTAAGTGTTTGTAGCCCCCTAAGACTGCTGAGCGCACCCACCCACATACTGCAGAGAAGATGAGGACGAAGGGTTTTGTTTCCTCAGCATCTCCTGAGAGATCTCACACACAACGTTTCCATGGAGATGACACTTTATGTAGTTCTTTTGTGTTGAGCATGTAGGAATAAAAGACACAATCACACTTGTACTCGCAGATTATATGTTTCTAAAAGTGTCTTCCAAAATTGCTTTTATGTCTGTGTGCACATCTGTTTGCCTTCCTATATTTTAGTCTCATTTTTAAATTCTGCTTCATTTGAACATTGTTGCATTTTTTTAAACTCAGATGAGAACTCTAGTCTAATATATGACCTAAATGAGGGTAATTTCTTCCAAAATCTCCCGAGGTCTTTCTGCCTCAGAGCAAGAAATCGGAATGTGAAAACAGAACTTTAAACAATGAAAGAAAGGAAATGTTACTTTTTAAAGAAAAGAGGACCATTTAACACCGTTTCTTAAAATGCAAATGCACTGTATCAATAtctgaccctggatcacaaaccagtcttaagtagcacaggtatatttgtagcaatagccaaaaatacatcaaattttctttaatgccaaaaatcattaggatataagtaaagatgttccatgaagatatttagtaaatttcctaccataaatatatgaaaacctttttattagtaatatgtattgccaatttaaaggtgattttctcaatatttagatttttttgcaccctcagattccagattttcgaaaacagttgtatctcggccaaatattatattgacgtataaatctcaatttaaaaaaattggcccttttgactgattttgtggtccagggtcacatatggttagATGAAAAATACAGATGCAGAAGTCATGATTTGCATTCAATATTAGAGAACCAATATTTGTCAGATATTTGGAGACTAGTTGTCATAGTGGTTGGATCTCATTAACTTCAACTGTCAAAACTCCATGAACACAAATGTTTTCTCTAGCAGCAGTTTTGTATGTGAATTTCAATATAGTTCAAGCCTTACtccatgcactcttaaaaataatgattCAACAAGGTTtaaagtgatgccatagaagaagtgTTCAGCAAACATTTCTTAAAGGAACCATTTTTTTTCAtaatgtgaagaacattttaataacctaaagaagtttttttttttaaactgggttCGAGGACTCAAAGGGGCCGCAGAAGAGTGCTAGGGGGTCTGTGGAAAGATTAATACAgtgaaaaaattttaaataaataaatggataaaaactaatataaaattaaagtgGATAAATTGAttcatgcaaataaataaataaatccaacaGTACAGTATTATAGAGagaaaaaaacctaaatattttacatgtatttcattagccgctatagagtGTTTTTATGATGCGacatcagtcggccatattggtggcaaaGAGTGTacacaatgccactgaactgaacgaaactcacacattttgctgattattgcggCTGATGGttagttattgtcatgttttggactgtactaatcggtcggatcAGGAAAAACTTTTAGCAAaaaacacttataacaaaaaaaccataacaaatcaagaagaagagtgcaaaaacattTCTGAGGatcaaaaggcatttgtggttggccaaactgaaccaggatttccagagcaagaatcttgacaacattcatgtttgttcttatgatttccggtcaggtaggtgaaatattaagctaatatcttaattaatatttaGTTTGTCAAAGTATTGCAACCTTTACTGCTTACAAAGTCCTTCTCTATgt
This region includes:
- the LOC141336952 gene encoding F-box/LRR-repeat protein 18-like, with translation MAELLLEQPYFNANTAFFEALSQCHQLQRLCLVSRHGTFQPTAVAAFMQSCADVIMCHMFMGGTLVACKTLQKSLLDSFSISRPALSVVIYPLLHEDLAHVIRGMPLCHLDEITLFKSRVTEEPMKQ